One window from the genome of Paracoccus zhejiangensis encodes:
- a CDS encoding HAD family hydrolase produces MGRALIFDCDGVLVDSEVLSMGELMRLIRNRDLPISEREAYDLFLGTSTSHEISYLRERFGIDITEDLSALRDRLADRFRVDLLAIPGIEQALSRLGGPRAVASSSNPDRLRLSLGLTGLWDHFAPHVYSATMVKHGKPAPDLFLMAAERLGAAPEDCVVIEDSPAGIRAARAAGMRVVGFLGGAHARPARLAEKLAALEPNALVEHAADLPETLSRMG; encoded by the coding sequence ATGGGCCGGGCGCTGATCTTCGATTGCGACGGCGTGCTGGTGGACAGCGAGGTGCTGTCGATGGGCGAGCTGATGCGGCTGATCCGCAACCGCGACCTGCCCATCTCGGAACGCGAGGCCTATGACCTGTTCCTCGGCACCTCGACCAGCCACGAGATCAGCTATCTGCGCGAGCGTTTCGGCATCGACATCACCGAGGACCTGTCGGCGCTGCGCGACCGGCTGGCCGACCGCTTCCGGGTGGACCTGCTGGCCATCCCCGGCATCGAACAGGCGCTCAGCCGGCTTGGCGGGCCGCGTGCCGTCGCCTCATCCAGCAACCCGGACCGGCTGCGCCTGTCGCTGGGGCTGACCGGGCTCTGGGATCATTTTGCCCCGCATGTCTATTCCGCGACCATGGTCAAGCACGGCAAGCCGGCGCCCGACCTGTTCCTGATGGCCGCCGAGCGGCTTGGCGCCGCGCCCGAGGATTGCGTGGTGATCGAGGACAGTCCGGCCGGCATCCGCGCCGCCCGTGCCGCCGGAATGCGCGTCGTGGGCTTTCTGGGCGGCGCCCATGCCCGTCCGGCGCGGCTGGCCGAGAAGCTGGCGGCGCTGGAGCCCAACGCGCTGGTTGAACATGCAGCCGATCTGCCCGAAACTCTCAGCCGGATGGGCTAG
- a CDS encoding mannitol dehydrogenase family protein — MAQNLSDATLSQLDCAVPAYDRQSLSGGMLHFGVGNFHRAHQAVYLDRLMNAGLGLDFAIIGAGVMPGDQRMRDTLAGQDNLYTVVEQSAETSQPRVIGPMIDYIAPGNSAQVIAQLADPAIRIASLTITEGGYFIDANTGHFDPTHPAIAADGANPDAPKTVFGLLVAGLKARRAAGHQPFTVMCCDNIPHNGSVTREAVVETARLSDPELALWIKGDVAFPNGMVDRITPATSDRERAMVRDEFGIADDAPVFCEDFMQWVLEDNFPAGRPPLEEAGVEFVADVTPWELMKIRILNGGHAVIAYPAGLMDVHFVHEAMQNDLVAAFLEKVETDEIIPAVPPVPGTDLNAYFAKVKERCANPKIGDTVRRLCLDGSNRQPKFIIPTIADRLARDLPVEGLALESALWCRYCAGTTDSGAVIEPNDPSWDRLTETAKAAKDDPSVWLGMADIYGATGRDPRFAEAFGNWLNALWRDGTAATLRRYLGG, encoded by the coding sequence ATGGCGCAAAACCTTTCTGACGCGACCCTTTCCCAACTCGACTGCGCGGTTCCGGCCTATGACCGCCAGAGCCTGAGCGGCGGGATGCTGCATTTCGGCGTCGGCAATTTCCACCGCGCCCATCAGGCCGTCTATCTGGACCGGCTGATGAATGCCGGGCTGGGTCTTGATTTCGCCATCATCGGCGCCGGCGTCATGCCCGGCGACCAGCGGATGCGCGACACGCTGGCCGGGCAGGACAACCTCTATACCGTGGTCGAGCAATCGGCCGAGACCTCGCAGCCGCGCGTCATCGGCCCGATGATCGACTATATCGCGCCGGGCAATTCGGCGCAGGTGATCGCGCAGCTGGCCGATCCGGCCATCCGCATCGCCAGCCTGACCATCACCGAAGGCGGCTATTTCATCGACGCCAATACCGGCCATTTCGACCCGACCCACCCGGCCATTGCCGCCGATGGCGCCAATCCCGATGCACCGAAAACCGTGTTCGGCCTGCTGGTTGCCGGGCTGAAGGCCCGCCGCGCCGCCGGTCATCAGCCTTTCACCGTCATGTGCTGCGACAACATCCCGCATAACGGCTCGGTTACCCGCGAGGCGGTGGTCGAGACCGCGCGGCTCTCGGACCCTGAACTGGCGCTTTGGATCAAGGGCGATGTCGCCTTCCCCAATGGCATGGTTGATCGCATCACCCCGGCCACCAGCGACCGCGAGCGAGCGATGGTGCGCGACGAGTTCGGCATCGCCGACGACGCCCCGGTCTTCTGCGAGGACTTCATGCAATGGGTGCTGGAAGACAATTTCCCCGCCGGCCGCCCGCCGCTGGAAGAGGCCGGGGTCGAGTTCGTCGCCGATGTGACCCCTTGGGAATTGATGAAGATCCGCATCCTGAACGGAGGTCATGCGGTCATCGCCTATCCCGCCGGCCTGATGGATGTTCATTTCGTCCACGAGGCGATGCAAAACGATTTGGTGGCAGCCTTCCTCGAGAAGGTCGAAACCGACGAGATCATCCCCGCCGTGCCGCCGGTGCCGGGCACCGACCTCAATGCCTATTTCGCCAAGGTCAAGGAGCGCTGCGCCAACCCGAAGATCGGCGATACCGTGCGGCGGCTCTGCCTCGATGGCTCGAACCGGCAGCCGAAGTTCATCATCCCGACCATTGCCGACCGGCTGGCTCGCGATCTGCCGGTCGAGGGGCTGGCGCTGGAATCGGCCTTGTGGTGCCGCTACTGCGCCGGGACGACCGACAGCGGCGCGGTGATCGAGCCCAATGATCCCAGCTGGGACCGGCTGACCGAGACCGCGAAGGCGGCGAAGGATGACCCGTCCGTCTGGCTCGGCATGGCCGACATCTATGGCGCTACGGGCCGCGATCCGCGCTTTGCCGAGGCTTTCGGCAACTGGTTGAACGCATTGTGGCGCGACGGCACCGCGGCGACGCTGCGCCGCTATCTCGGCGGGTAA
- a CDS encoding L-iditol 2-dehydrogenase translates to MKRLDGKSALITGAARGIGLGFAAAYLREGAQVAIADINLEAAEAAAAEIGDGAYAVRLDVSQQDSIDAAIAAVVEKTGKLDILINNAALFDAAETVDITRASYDKLYAVNVAGTLFTMQAAARQMIAQGHGGKIINMASQAGRRGEPLVLVYCSTKAAVISMTQSAGLNLIKHGINVNAIAPGVVDGDHWVHVDSMFAKLEGKKPGQKKAEVAAGVPAGRFATPDDLTGMAVFLASDEANYIVSQCYNVDGGQWMS, encoded by the coding sequence GTGAAACGCTTGGATGGAAAATCCGCGCTGATCACCGGCGCGGCCCGCGGCATCGGCCTTGGCTTTGCCGCAGCCTACCTGCGTGAGGGGGCGCAGGTCGCCATCGCCGATATCAACCTCGAAGCCGCGGAAGCGGCGGCGGCTGAGATCGGCGATGGTGCCTATGCCGTCCGGCTGGACGTGAGCCAGCAGGACAGCATCGACGCGGCCATTGCGGCAGTGGTCGAGAAGACCGGCAAGCTCGATATCCTCATCAACAATGCCGCGCTGTTCGATGCGGCCGAGACGGTGGACATCACCCGGGCGAGCTATGACAAGCTCTATGCCGTCAACGTCGCGGGAACCTTGTTCACCATGCAGGCGGCGGCACGGCAGATGATCGCGCAGGGCCATGGCGGCAAGATCATCAACATGGCGAGCCAGGCCGGGCGGCGGGGTGAGCCGCTGGTGCTGGTCTATTGCTCGACCAAGGCGGCGGTCATCAGCATGACCCAGTCGGCGGGGCTGAACCTCATCAAGCATGGCATCAACGTCAATGCCATCGCCCCGGGCGTCGTCGATGGCGATCACTGGGTCCATGTGGACTCGATGTTCGCCAAGCTGGAAGGGAAGAAGCCCGGCCAGAAGAAGGCCGAAGTTGCCGCCGGCGTACCCGCAGGCCGCTTTGCCACCCCCGACGATTTGACCGGCATGGCCGTTTTCCTCGCCTCGGACGAGGCCAATTACATCGTCTCGCAATGCTACAACGTCGATGGCGGGCAGTGGATGAGCTGA
- a CDS encoding ABC transporter ATP-binding protein, which yields MGSITLKNVRKAFGDVEVIPGVDLEINNGEFVVFVGPSGCGKSTLLRLIAGLEDVTSGQIQIDGQDVTDAGPAKRGLAMVFQSYALYPHMSVRKNIAFPLKMAKMPEAEQEKRVSHAAKILNLDSYLDRKPGQLSGGQRQRVAIGRAIVREPSAFLFDEPLSNLDAALRVNMRVEISELHNSLKTTMIYVTHDQVEAMTMADKIVVLRAGNVEQVGSPMELYARPANRFVGGFIGSPNMNFLEGAAAAAHGAHAIGIRPEHWKLSTSEGDYPGTVGVAEHLGSDTFLHIDLDSGEHVIARAEGEFPVHHGDRIFLSAQEGRVYKFGKDGLAL from the coding sequence ATGGGCAGCATTACGCTCAAGAACGTCCGCAAGGCCTTTGGCGATGTCGAAGTCATTCCCGGTGTGGATCTGGAAATCAACAATGGCGAATTCGTCGTCTTCGTCGGCCCCTCGGGCTGCGGCAAGTCGACCCTCTTGCGGCTGATCGCCGGGCTGGAAGATGTGACTTCGGGCCAGATCCAGATCGACGGCCAGGATGTCACCGATGCCGGTCCCGCCAAGCGCGGTCTGGCCATGGTGTTCCAGTCCTATGCGCTTTACCCGCATATGTCGGTCCGCAAGAACATCGCCTTCCCGCTGAAGATGGCCAAGATGCCCGAGGCCGAGCAGGAAAAGCGCGTCAGCCATGCGGCGAAGATCCTGAACCTCGACAGCTATCTGGACCGCAAGCCGGGGCAGCTCTCGGGCGGCCAGCGCCAGCGCGTCGCCATTGGCCGCGCCATCGTCCGCGAGCCATCGGCCTTCCTCTTCGACGAACCGCTGTCGAACCTCGATGCGGCGCTGCGCGTCAACATGCGGGTCGAGATCAGCGAGCTGCATAACAGCCTCAAGACCACGATGATCTACGTGACCCATGACCAGGTCGAGGCGATGACCATGGCCGACAAGATCGTCGTGCTTCGCGCCGGCAATGTCGAGCAGGTGGGAAGCCCGATGGAGCTTTATGCCCGCCCGGCCAACCGCTTCGTCGGGGGCTTCATCGGTTCGCCCAACATGAACTTCCTCGAAGGCGCGGCGGCGGCGGCCCATGGCGCCCATGCCATCGGCATCCGCCCCGAGCACTGGAAGCTGTCGACCAGCGAAGGCGACTATCCCGGCACCGTCGGCGTGGCCGAGCATCTGGGGTCCGACACCTTCCTGCATATCGATCTGGACAGCGGCGAGCATGTGATCGCCCGTGCCGAGGGTGAATTCCCGGTCCATCACGGCGACCGCATCTTCCTCAGCGCACAGGAAGGCCGGGTCTACAAGTTCGGCAAGGACGGGCTGGCACTGTGA
- a CDS encoding carbohydrate ABC transporter permease: protein MARAVSRNTRIGWTIAAWFVALLIFFPILYAIITSFKSEQEAIAGFDLIPSFTLESYREVQSQYNYFRPFMNSVIIAVGSTVLALLVAIPAAWAMAFSPTKRTKDILMWMLSTKMMPAVAVLVPIYLIFLRTGLLDTRTGLVIVLMLMNLPIVVWMLYTYFREIPGEILEAARMDGATLGQEIMHVLAPMAVPGIASTLLLNIILAWNEAFWTIQLTTTNAAPLSAFIASFSSPQGLFWAKLSAASTLAIAPILIMGWFSQKQLVRGLTFGAVK from the coding sequence ATGGCACGCGCAGTTTCCCGCAACACCCGGATCGGCTGGACCATCGCCGCATGGTTCGTGGCCCTGCTGATCTTCTTCCCGATCCTCTATGCCATCATCACCAGCTTCAAGTCCGAGCAGGAGGCGATTGCCGGCTTCGACCTGATCCCCAGCTTCACGCTGGAGAGCTATCGCGAGGTGCAGTCGCAGTATAACTACTTCCGGCCGTTCATGAACTCGGTGATCATCGCCGTGGGCTCGACCGTGCTGGCGCTGCTGGTCGCCATCCCGGCGGCCTGGGCCATGGCCTTCTCGCCCACCAAGCGGACGAAAGACATCCTGATGTGGATGCTGTCGACCAAGATGATGCCCGCCGTGGCCGTGCTGGTGCCGATCTACCTGATCTTCCTTCGGACCGGCCTGCTCGACACCCGCACCGGGCTGGTCATCGTGCTGATGCTGATGAACCTGCCGATCGTGGTCTGGATGCTCTACACCTATTTCCGCGAGATCCCGGGCGAGATCCTCGAGGCCGCGCGGATGGATGGGGCGACGCTGGGGCAGGAGATCATGCATGTGCTGGCGCCGATGGCGGTGCCGGGCATTGCCTCGACGCTGCTTCTGAACATCATCCTGGCCTGGAACGAGGCTTTCTGGACCATCCAGCTGACCACGACGAATGCCGCGCCGCTCTCGGCCTTCATCGCCTCCTTCTCCAGCCCGCAGGGCCTGTTCTGGGCCAAGCTCTCGGCGGCCTCGACGCTGGCCATCGCGCCGATCCTGATCATGGGCTGGTTCAGCCAGAAACAACTTGTCCGCGGCCTGACCTTCGGCGCGGTGAAATAA
- a CDS encoding carbohydrate ABC transporter permease yields the protein MATRQTQSLARLMRAPAIVLLLIWMIVPLAMTLYYSFLNYNLLNPANTSWAGFFNYQYFYTDPAFWESIWNTLVLVVGVLAITVVGGILIAMLIDKPIFGQGIVRILVISPFFVMPPVAALIWKNMIMHPSYGVFADIAKFFGAQPVDWFAQYPLFSIILIVAWQWLPFATLILLTSLQSLDGEQMEAAEMDGAPALQRFIYLTLPHMARAITVVILIQTIFLLGVYAEILVTTNGGPGNASTNLTYLIYRAARLNFDIGGAAAGGIIAVVLANVCAIFLMRAVGKNLD from the coding sequence ATGGCCACGCGCCAGACCCAGAGCCTCGCCCGCCTCATGCGCGCACCTGCGATTGTCCTGCTTCTGATCTGGATGATCGTGCCGCTGGCGATGACGCTTTACTATTCATTCCTGAACTACAACCTGCTGAACCCCGCGAATACCAGCTGGGCCGGCTTCTTCAATTACCAGTATTTCTACACCGATCCGGCCTTCTGGGAGTCGATCTGGAACACGCTGGTGCTGGTGGTGGGCGTTCTGGCCATCACCGTGGTCGGCGGCATCCTGATCGCCATGCTGATCGACAAGCCGATCTTCGGACAGGGGATCGTGCGGATCCTGGTGATCTCGCCCTTCTTCGTCATGCCGCCGGTGGCGGCGCTGATCTGGAAGAACATGATCATGCACCCAAGTTACGGGGTGTTTGCCGATATCGCCAAGTTCTTCGGCGCCCAGCCCGTCGACTGGTTCGCGCAATATCCGCTGTTCTCGATCATCCTGATCGTGGCCTGGCAATGGCTGCCCTTCGCCACGCTGATCCTGCTTACTTCGCTGCAATCGCTGGATGGCGAGCAGATGGAGGCCGCGGAAATGGACGGCGCCCCGGCGCTGCAGCGCTTCATCTATCTGACCCTGCCGCACATGGCCCGTGCGATCACCGTGGTGATCCTGATCCAGACGATCTTCCTTCTGGGCGTCTATGCCGAGATCCTGGTGACCACCAATGGCGGGCCGGGCAATGCCTCGACCAACCTGACCTACCTGATCTATCGCGCCGCACGTCTGAACTTCGACATCGGCGGGGCTGCGGCCGGGGGCATCATCGCGGTCGTGCTGGCCAATGTCTGCGCCATCTTCCTGATGCGCGCCGTCGGCAAGAACCTGGACTGA
- a CDS encoding ABC transporter substrate-binding protein: protein MSYLKRALLGASALTVMGIAAQAETLTIATVNNGDMIRMQKMTAPFTEANPDITLEWVTLEENILRERVTTDIATKGGQYDVLTIGTYEVPIWAKQDWLVPLNDLPAEYDAADILPSISAALSVDDTLYAVPFYGESAMVMYRTDLAEAAGVTIPDSPTWADIKTAAEKMTNKDGEVYGICLRGKPGWGENMAFLTAMANSYGGRWFDMDWKPQFESAEWSEALNDYLALMTNYGPPGASSNGFNENLSLFQQGKCGIWIDATVAASFVTDPANSTVADKVGFAQFPNKEGVDNHGNWLWAWSLAIPASSDAPDAAKKFVAWATSKDYTAQVAATDGWRSAPPGTRTSLYENAEYQAAAPFAAMTLTSMNAANTTKSSVQDIPYSGGQFVAIPEFQGIGTAVGQQFSAALAGQMSAADALAGAQANTTREMTRAGYIK, encoded by the coding sequence ATGAGCTATCTGAAGCGCGCCCTTCTGGGGGCCAGCGCATTGACGGTTATGGGGATTGCGGCACAGGCCGAGACCCTGACCATCGCCACGGTGAACAATGGCGACATGATCCGCATGCAGAAGATGACCGCGCCCTTTACCGAGGCGAACCCGGACATCACGCTGGAATGGGTCACGCTGGAAGAGAACATCCTGCGCGAGCGCGTCACCACCGACATCGCCACCAAGGGCGGGCAGTATGACGTGCTGACCATCGGCACCTACGAGGTTCCGATCTGGGCCAAGCAGGACTGGCTGGTGCCGCTGAACGACCTGCCGGCCGAATATGACGCCGCCGACATCCTGCCCTCGATCAGCGCCGCGCTGTCGGTCGATGACACGCTGTACGCGGTGCCCTTCTATGGCGAATCTGCCATGGTGATGTATCGCACCGACCTGGCCGAGGCCGCCGGCGTGACCATTCCGGACAGCCCGACCTGGGCCGACATCAAGACCGCCGCCGAGAAGATGACCAACAAGGATGGCGAAGTCTATGGCATCTGCCTGCGCGGCAAGCCGGGCTGGGGCGAGAACATGGCCTTCCTGACGGCCATGGCCAACAGCTATGGCGGGCGCTGGTTCGACATGGACTGGAAACCCCAGTTCGAAAGCGCGGAATGGAGCGAGGCGCTGAACGACTACCTGGCGCTGATGACCAATTACGGCCCTCCGGGCGCCTCGTCGAACGGCTTCAACGAGAACCTGTCGCTGTTCCAGCAGGGCAAGTGCGGCATCTGGATCGACGCCACCGTCGCCGCCAGCTTCGTCACCGACCCGGCCAATTCGACCGTCGCCGACAAGGTGGGTTTCGCGCAGTTCCCGAACAAGGAAGGCGTCGACAACCACGGCAACTGGCTCTGGGCCTGGAGCCTGGCGATCCCGGCCTCCTCGGACGCGCCTGACGCGGCCAAGAAGTTCGTCGCCTGGGCAACCAGCAAGGACTACACCGCCCAGGTCGCCGCGACCGATGGCTGGCGCTCGGCCCCTCCGGGCACGCGCACCTCGCTTTACGAGAATGCCGAGTATCAGGCGGCTGCCCCCTTCGCGGCCATGACCCTGACCTCGATGAACGCCGCCAACACCACCAAATCCTCGGTGCAGGACATTCCCTATAGCGGCGGCCAGTTCGTCGCCATCCCGGAATTCCAGGGCATCGGCACGGCGGTGGGCCAGCAATTCTCGGCCGCCTTGGCCGGGCAGATGTCGGCCGCCGACGCGCTGGCCGGGGCGCAAGCCAATACCACGCGCGAAATGACCCGCGCCGGTTACATCAAGTAA
- a CDS encoding sugar-binding transcriptional regulator codes for MSVEDRKQEQMARAAWLSFVAGQTQDEIAAQMGISRQSVQRMVAQAQAAGLVKVRIDHPFADCLDLAARLRRQAGLQFCEVVPADARGAGMAIAVADCIETWLRRSDPLIAAFGTGRTLRSGVEQMSRVDCAQHRIVSLTGNIATDGSTAYYNVLFSLSERVTARSYPLVVPVIASSAAEREALNGQAGIARVIEMTQAASVAFVGIGTIGPDAPLVLDGFLTSAEIETLRSAGAVGEIVGWAYDAEGRLIDSELMQRVASPPIPSRESTLVIAAAMGAAKHQAIRGALRGGLVNGLITDTETAEFLLKS; via the coding sequence ATGAGTGTCGAGGACCGCAAGCAGGAACAGATGGCCCGCGCCGCCTGGCTGTCCTTTGTCGCCGGCCAGACCCAGGACGAGATCGCCGCGCAGATGGGCATTTCGCGCCAGAGCGTGCAGCGCATGGTGGCGCAGGCGCAGGCGGCCGGGCTGGTCAAGGTGCGCATCGACCACCCCTTTGCCGATTGCCTCGATCTGGCCGCGCGGTTGCGGCGGCAGGCGGGGCTGCAATTCTGCGAGGTGGTGCCGGCGGATGCGCGCGGCGCCGGCATGGCCATTGCCGTGGCCGATTGCATCGAGACCTGGCTGCGCCGGTCCGATCCGCTGATCGCCGCCTTCGGCACCGGTCGCACCCTGCGATCGGGGGTCGAGCAGATGTCGCGGGTCGATTGCGCCCAGCACCGGATCGTCTCGCTGACCGGCAATATCGCCACCGACGGCTCGACCGCCTATTACAACGTGCTTTTCTCGCTGTCCGAGCGGGTGACGGCGCGCAGCTATCCACTGGTGGTTCCGGTCATCGCCAGCAGCGCCGCCGAGCGCGAGGCGCTAAACGGGCAGGCAGGCATCGCCCGGGTGATCGAGATGACCCAGGCCGCGTCCGTGGCCTTTGTCGGCATCGGCACCATCGGTCCCGATGCCCCGCTGGTGCTGGACGGCTTCCTGACCAGTGCGGAAATCGAGACCCTGCGCAGCGCCGGTGCGGTGGGCGAGATCGTGGGCTGGGCTTATGATGCTGAGGGCCGGCTGATCGACAGCGAGCTGATGCAGCGCGTCGCCTCGCCGCCGATCCCGTCTCGGGAATCAACCCTGGTCATCGCCGCTGCAATGGGGGCTGCGAAGCATCAGGCGATCCGTGGTGCGCTGCGCGGCGGGCTGGTGAACGGCCTGATCACCGATACCGAGACCGCAGAATTTCTTTTGAAATCATAA
- a CDS encoding NIPSNAP family protein, producing MTRLIEILLYRLKPGTGGVFFDIMQNISVPLHVQNGIDVIWHGQSLHDPDAYGLIRGFADMTTLDAVQSAFYASTAWRSGPREAIIARIETATKIIIPMNADAVKGLREQGYHAFPTER from the coding sequence ATGACCCGTCTCATCGAAATATTGCTCTATCGGCTCAAGCCGGGAACCGGGGGAGTGTTCTTTGATATCATGCAGAATATCAGCGTCCCGCTGCATGTGCAGAACGGAATCGATGTGATCTGGCACGGACAATCCCTGCATGATCCCGATGCCTATGGTTTGATCCGTGGCTTTGCAGACATGACGACACTGGATGCTGTGCAGTCTGCATTTTACGCCAGCACAGCATGGAGGTCCGGACCGCGCGAGGCCATCATTGCCCGGATCGAGACGGCAACGAAAATCATCATTCCCATGAACGCTGATGCGGTGAAGGGGTTGCGGGAACAAGGATACCACGCCTTCCCGACCGAAAGGTAA
- the katG gene encoding catalase/peroxidase HPI, protein MDGNDVKTAGKCPVMHGSVTSAGQSNVDWWPNALNLDILSQHDSKTNPLGPDFDYREELKTLDVEALKADLRALMTDSQDWWPADWGSYVGMFARVAWHTAGSYRLADGRGGGGTGNQRFAPLNSWPDNANTDKGRRLLWPIKKKYGNKISWADLIQLAGTMAYETAGLKTFGFGFGREDIWHPEKDTYWGAEKEWLAPSDTRYDNVDAPETMENPLAAVQMGLIYVNPEGVNGKPDPLKTAAQMRETFARMAMDDEETVALTAGGHTIGKAHGNGSAANLSPNPEASGVEDQGLGWMNKTGRGIGRDQVVSGIEGAWTTHPTKWDNGFFKMLMEHDWELRKSPAGANQWEPVSIAEEDRPVDVEDPSIRYNPIMTDADMALKVDPAYRAISERFHRDPEAFNEAFARAWFKLTHRDMGPIERYFGPDVPSEELIWQDPIPAGPTNYDVAAVKAKIAASGLSLSDMVTTAWDSARTYRGSDMRGGANGARIRLAPQKDWIGNEPERLARVLSVLEPIAASSGASVADVIVLAGNVGIEQAAKAAGVEVSVPFAPGRGDASDAQTDAASFDVMEPLADGYRNWVKKDYVVSTEEMLLDRTQLMGLTAPEMTVLVGGMRVIGANYGGSKAGVFTDREGALTTDFFVNLTDMNYQWVPVGKDLYEIRDRKTGAVKWTATRVDLVFGSNSILRAYAEVYAQNDANAKFVRDFVAAWTKVMDADRFDLRA, encoded by the coding sequence ATGGACGGAAATGATGTGAAAACTGCCGGCAAGTGCCCGGTCATGCATGGTAGCGTGACCTCGGCGGGTCAGTCGAATGTCGATTGGTGGCCGAACGCGCTGAACCTGGACATTCTCAGCCAGCATGACAGCAAGACCAACCCGCTGGGTCCCGATTTCGACTATCGCGAAGAGTTGAAGACGCTGGATGTCGAGGCGCTGAAGGCCGATCTGCGCGCGCTGATGACCGACAGCCAGGACTGGTGGCCCGCCGACTGGGGCAGCTATGTCGGCATGTTCGCCCGCGTGGCATGGCACACGGCGGGGTCCTATCGTCTGGCCGATGGCCGTGGCGGCGGTGGCACCGGCAACCAGCGTTTTGCGCCGCTGAACAGCTGGCCGGACAACGCCAATACCGACAAGGGCCGCCGTCTTCTGTGGCCGATCAAGAAGAAATACGGCAACAAGATCAGCTGGGCCGACCTGATCCAGCTGGCCGGGACCATGGCCTATGAAACCGCCGGGCTGAAGACCTTTGGCTTCGGCTTCGGGCGCGAGGATATCTGGCATCCCGAGAAGGACACCTATTGGGGCGCCGAGAAGGAATGGCTGGCCCCCTCGGACACGCGCTACGACAATGTCGATGCGCCCGAAACCATGGAAAACCCGCTGGCCGCGGTGCAGATGGGCCTGATCTACGTCAACCCGGAAGGCGTGAACGGCAAGCCCGACCCGCTGAAGACTGCCGCGCAGATGCGCGAGACCTTTGCCCGCATGGCGATGGATGACGAGGAAACCGTGGCACTGACCGCTGGTGGTCACACCATCGGCAAGGCCCACGGCAATGGCAGCGCCGCCAATCTGAGCCCGAACCCCGAAGCCTCGGGTGTCGAGGATCAGGGCCTTGGCTGGATGAACAAGACCGGCCGTGGCATCGGTCGCGATCAGGTCGTCAGCGGCATCGAGGGCGCCTGGACCACCCATCCGACGAAATGGGACAACGGCTTCTTCAAGATGCTGATGGAGCATGACTGGGAATTGCGCAAAAGCCCCGCCGGCGCGAACCAGTGGGAGCCGGTGTCGATCGCCGAGGAAGACCGGCCGGTCGATGTCGAGGACCCCTCGATCCGCTACAACCCGATCATGACCGATGCCGATATGGCGCTGAAGGTCGACCCGGCCTATCGCGCGATCTCCGAGCGGTTCCACCGTGATCCCGAGGCCTTCAACGAGGCTTTCGCCCGCGCCTGGTTCAAGCTGACCCACCGCGACATGGGCCCGATCGAACGCTATTTCGGCCCGGATGTGCCCTCGGAAGAGTTGATCTGGCAGGACCCGATCCCCGCCGGCCCGACCAACTATGATGTCGCGGCGGTCAAGGCCAAGATCGCGGCCTCGGGCCTGTCGCTGTCGGACATGGTGACGACGGCCTGGGACAGCGCCCGGACCTATCGCGGCTCGGACATGCGCGGCGGCGCCAATGGCGCGCGCATCCGCCTGGCGCCGCAAAAGGACTGGATCGGCAACGAGCCCGAGCGTCTGGCCCGCGTGCTGTCGGTGCTGGAGCCGATCGCGGCCTCGTCGGGCGCCTCGGTCGCCGATGTGATCGTGCTGGCCGGCAATGTCGGCATCGAACAGGCGGCGAAAGCCGCCGGGGTCGAGGTTTCGGTGCCCTTCGCGCCGGGCCGGGGCGATGCCAGCGACGCGCAGACCGATGCCGCCTCGTTCGACGTGATGGAGCCGCTGGCCGATGGCTATCGGAACTGGGTCAAGAAGGACTACGTGGTCAGCACCGAGGAAATGCTCTTGGACCGCACCCAGCTGATGGGCCTGACCGCCCCCGAGATGACCGTTCTGGTCGGCGGGATGCGGGTGATCGGTGCCAATTACGGCGGCTCGAAGGCTGGCGTCTTCACCGATCGCGAGGGCGCGCTGACCACTGACTTCTTCGTCAACCTGACCGACATGAACTACCAGTGGGTTCCGGTGGGCAAGGATCTCTACGAGATCCGCGACCGCAAGACCGGCGCGGTGAAATGGACGGCGACCCGGGTCGACCTGGTCTTCGGCTCGAACTCGATCCTGCGCGCCTATGCCGAGGTCTATGCCCAGAATGACGCGAATGCCAAGTTCGTGCGCGATTTCGTCGCCGCATGGACCAAGGTGATGGACGCCGACCGCTTCGACCTGCGCGCCTGA